From Methylobacterium radiodurans, a single genomic window includes:
- a CDS encoding methyl-accepting chemotaxis protein yields the protein MFRRPAYNEAQAKLEALDRSLAIIEFSLDGIIQYANQNFLAVVGYSLDEIRGKHHSIFVEESVARTPDYGAFWTKLRGGDFVSGEFMRLDKAKRRVWLEASYNPVRGADGKPEKVVKFASDITAKKNETSRLLTMIDDMPVAVMTADPKNEFKINYLNATSRRTLGSIEEHLPIKVSQMMGTSFDVFHKNPHHQRNMLADASRLPHRAKIRVGPETLDLQVSAIKDPEGNYIGPMLTWAVVTAQVAMAAEVSRVVEALGTAIGEMQKSAKGLNRSADEASARASSVAAGSEQMTSSIREISGQVGRVSERAQQIATQAATTDNTVRLLAENAGKVDTVVGMIKSIADQTNLLALNATIEAARAGAAGRGFAVVAAEVKELAAQTAKATDDITHQVQAIQGATGEAVAAIEMITSAVGELSKLTLAMASAVEEQAASTHEMSGNITGVSSAAGETGQLAESVRSISEQLAAHSAGLSSTMQKFLQAS from the coding sequence ATGTTCCGCAGACCTGCATACAACGAAGCACAAGCCAAGCTCGAAGCGCTCGACCGCTCGCTGGCCATCATCGAATTCTCACTGGACGGCATCATCCAGTACGCAAATCAGAACTTCCTCGCTGTCGTTGGCTACTCGCTCGACGAAATCCGAGGCAAGCACCACAGCATCTTCGTTGAGGAGAGTGTCGCGAGGACTCCTGACTATGGAGCTTTCTGGACCAAGCTCCGTGGTGGCGACTTCGTCTCCGGCGAGTTCATGCGCCTGGACAAGGCTAAGCGGCGCGTCTGGCTGGAAGCTAGCTACAACCCGGTCCGAGGTGCTGACGGCAAGCCGGAGAAGGTTGTGAAGTTCGCCTCGGACATCACCGCCAAGAAGAACGAGACCAGCCGTCTGCTCACCATGATCGACGACATGCCCGTCGCGGTCATGACTGCCGATCCGAAGAACGAGTTCAAGATCAACTACTTGAACGCCACCTCCCGCAGAACGCTTGGTTCTATCGAGGAGCACCTGCCGATCAAGGTGTCCCAGATGATGGGTACCTCCTTCGACGTATTTCACAAGAACCCGCATCATCAGCGCAACATGCTGGCTGATGCGAGCCGACTGCCGCATCGGGCCAAAATCAGGGTCGGGCCCGAGACGCTGGACCTGCAAGTGTCCGCCATCAAGGACCCAGAGGGCAACTACATTGGTCCGATGCTGACCTGGGCCGTGGTGACCGCGCAAGTTGCCATGGCTGCCGAGGTCTCACGCGTGGTGGAGGCGCTGGGGACAGCCATCGGTGAGATGCAGAAATCGGCCAAGGGTCTGAATCGCTCCGCCGACGAGGCGAGTGCGCGCGCATCCTCGGTGGCCGCCGGATCCGAGCAGATGACAAGTTCGATCCGCGAGATCTCGGGACAGGTCGGCCGTGTCTCGGAGCGGGCGCAGCAGATCGCCACGCAGGCTGCCACGACCGACAACACGGTGCGTCTCCTCGCCGAGAACGCCGGCAAGGTCGACACGGTGGTTGGCATGATCAAGTCGATCGCTGACCAGACGAACCTCCTGGCTCTCAACGCCACCATTGAAGCGGCTCGTGCCGGCGCTGCCGGCCGCGGCTTCGCGGTGGTGGCCGCCGAGGTCAAAGAACTTGCCGCACAGACCGCCAAGGCGACCGACGACATCACGCATCAGGTCCAGGCGATTCAAGGCGCGACCGGGGAAGCCGTGGCGGCCATTGAGATGATCACCTCTGCCGTGGGCGAGCTGTCGAAGCTGACCCTGGCCATGGCAAGCGCCGTCGAAGAGCAGGCCGCCTCAACCCACGAGATGTCAGGCAACATCACTGGGGTGTCCAGCGCGGCGGGTGAGACGGGCCAGTTGGCCGAGAGCGTGCGCTCGATCTCGGAGCAGCTTGCTGCCCACTCGGCTGGGTTGAGCTCGACGATGCAGAAGTTTCTGCAGGCCAGCTGA
- a CDS encoding iron-containing redox enzyme family protein — protein MNAMPPIRYSEAAQATFCELDRRVTEIYEQVREWRGWRLISDPQTPRETILGLVREIIRSVAWYQAHTTEAGFHMFGRLPKSDVRLIQALCGHKAEEAEHGLWAHEDHAKLGGSPAAVAAPPLPATFAVAAVWWRMAQVEDPLGYLGAEYLFEQLTALVTQAALPIIAGRNLPRDGLRFVIEHATEDAKHATFLKHTIMDVVTRYPESPEAMFRCFDYFHHVYPLPVWDEALQRMEAGAANP, from the coding sequence ATGAATGCCATGCCTCCCATTCGCTACTCGGAAGCCGCGCAGGCGACGTTCTGCGAACTCGACCGACGTGTCACCGAAATCTACGAACAGGTCCGTGAGTGGCGTGGTTGGCGCCTGATCTCCGATCCACAGACGCCGCGCGAGACGATTCTTGGATTGGTGCGCGAGATCATCCGCTCGGTGGCGTGGTATCAAGCCCACACGACCGAGGCCGGATTTCACATGTTCGGGCGGCTGCCAAAATCGGATGTCAGACTGATTCAGGCACTCTGCGGCCACAAGGCTGAGGAGGCCGAGCACGGGCTTTGGGCGCACGAGGATCACGCGAAGCTCGGCGGCTCACCCGCGGCTGTGGCTGCTCCACCCTTGCCCGCCACCTTCGCGGTCGCTGCCGTGTGGTGGAGAATGGCTCAGGTCGAGGATCCGCTCGGCTATCTCGGCGCTGAGTACCTGTTCGAGCAACTGACCGCACTGGTCACGCAGGCCGCGCTGCCGATCATCGCTGGGCGCAACCTCCCGCGCGATGGGCTGCGCTTCGTGATCGAGCACGCGACGGAGGACGCGAAGCACGCGACCTTCCTCAAGCACACGATCATGGATGTCGTAACACGGTATCCAGAAAGTCCCGAAGCCATGTTTCGCTGCTTCGACTACTTCCATCACGTCTATCCGCTCCCGGTTTGGGACGAGGCTTTGCAGCGTATGGAGGCCGGTGCGGCCAATCCGTGA
- a CDS encoding FUSC family protein: MTVPGWRDWAFAIKTFAAAMLALFLALWIDLPKPYWAVGTVYITSQVLAGATRSKAVYRVGGTLLGAIVTVILVPNLVNAPELLVLAIALWVALCLYVSLLDRTPRSYLMMLGGYTAALIGFPSVGEPGAVFDTAVARAQEITLGILCASLMSSVVLPQSVAPTIAGRLELWLRDARGWVRDVLGRGPSDADSQAKRLRLAADAVAFDALATPLRYDMTGAERSAEAMAILRQHMLMFLPIVSAIADRIETLEREEALPRRVRDLLDAMAVWIEAGITDPAEAARLRREAEALAPDLGPLPGWHDLVLASLLARLVDFIDLRQDARLLQRHIADGTPVTEDLAFRYTAAARTIRHRDHGMAVLSAIGVFLSIVIAASIWIATGWPDGAGAPMMAAVACSFFAAQDDPAPFILGFANSAIVGALGAGAYLFAVLPLATSFEMLALALAPGLLLCGVFMTQPRTAPLAMGAAVNGSTMIALQSSYSADFAAFTNSAIAVILGMWTAALVTRLVRSVGAGWAARRLRRVNRRSLARAAERRGAQNGLELAALMLDRVGLIAPRLAALPPEDTEWTADLLAEVRVGINVVELRRDRRQLSAEGRAAVERLLAALARHFQGGTAAAPAALLDTIDGALDAVCRDAGQDKGRMTDRSAGRAALMGLVGIRRGLFPDAAAYRHPHPSAARPELAA, encoded by the coding sequence ATGACCGTTCCAGGCTGGCGCGACTGGGCCTTCGCGATCAAGACGTTTGCCGCGGCGATGCTGGCGCTGTTCCTGGCGTTGTGGATCGACCTGCCCAAGCCCTACTGGGCGGTCGGCACGGTCTACATCACGAGCCAGGTCCTGGCCGGTGCCACCCGCTCGAAGGCGGTTTACCGGGTGGGCGGCACGCTGCTCGGCGCCATCGTCACGGTCATCCTGGTGCCGAACCTCGTCAACGCGCCGGAGCTGCTGGTTCTGGCGATCGCACTCTGGGTCGCGCTCTGCCTCTACGTCTCGCTGCTCGACCGGACGCCCCGCAGCTACCTGATGATGCTCGGGGGCTACACGGCGGCGCTGATCGGCTTCCCGTCGGTCGGCGAGCCCGGGGCCGTCTTCGACACCGCCGTGGCCCGGGCGCAGGAGATCACGCTCGGCATCCTCTGCGCCAGCCTGATGTCCTCGGTGGTCCTGCCCCAATCGGTTGCCCCCACGATCGCGGGGCGGCTGGAGCTCTGGCTGCGCGACGCGCGCGGCTGGGTGCGGGACGTGCTGGGCCGCGGGCCCTCGGACGCCGATAGCCAGGCCAAGCGGCTGCGGCTGGCGGCGGACGCCGTCGCGTTCGATGCCCTGGCGACGCCCCTGCGCTACGACATGACGGGCGCCGAGCGCTCGGCGGAGGCCATGGCGATCCTGCGCCAGCACATGCTGATGTTCCTGCCCATCGTCTCGGCGATCGCCGACCGGATCGAGACCCTTGAGCGCGAGGAGGCGCTGCCAAGGCGCGTCCGCGACCTCCTCGACGCGATGGCCGTCTGGATCGAGGCCGGTATCACGGATCCGGCCGAGGCCGCGCGGCTGCGGCGCGAGGCGGAGGCGCTCGCGCCGGACCTCGGCCCGCTTCCCGGCTGGCACGACCTCGTGCTGGCGAGCCTCCTGGCGCGCCTCGTGGACTTCATCGACCTGCGCCAGGACGCGCGGCTCCTGCAGCGTCACATCGCGGACGGCACACCCGTGACCGAGGACCTCGCGTTCCGCTACACGGCCGCGGCCCGTACGATCCGCCACCGCGATCACGGCATGGCCGTCCTGTCCGCGATCGGCGTGTTCCTCTCGATCGTGATCGCCGCCTCGATCTGGATCGCCACGGGCTGGCCGGACGGCGCCGGCGCGCCGATGATGGCCGCGGTCGCCTGTAGCTTCTTCGCGGCCCAGGACGACCCCGCCCCCTTCATCCTCGGCTTCGCCAACTCGGCGATCGTCGGCGCGCTCGGGGCCGGGGCCTACCTGTTCGCGGTCCTGCCGCTCGCCACCAGCTTCGAGATGCTGGCGCTGGCGCTCGCCCCGGGCCTGCTGCTCTGCGGGGTCTTCATGACGCAGCCGCGGACGGCGCCGCTGGCAATGGGCGCGGCGGTCAACGGCTCGACCATGATCGCGCTCCAGAGCAGCTACAGCGCGGATTTCGCCGCTTTCACCAACTCCGCCATCGCGGTGATCCTCGGCATGTGGACCGCGGCGCTCGTCACGCGCCTCGTGCGGTCGGTCGGCGCCGGCTGGGCGGCCCGGCGCCTGCGGCGGGTCAACCGGCGCAGCCTCGCCCGGGCCGCCGAGCGCCGCGGCGCCCAGAACGGGCTCGAACTCGCCGCGCTCATGCTCGACCGCGTGGGCCTGATCGCGCCGCGCCTCGCCGCCCTGCCGCCCGAGGACACGGAATGGACCGCCGACCTCCTCGCCGAGGTCCGCGTCGGCATCAACGTGGTCGAGCTGCGGCGGGACCGCCGACAGCTCTCGGCCGAGGGGCGGGCCGCCGTCGAGCGGCTTCTCGCCGCCCTTGCCCGCCATTTCCAGGGCGGCACCGCGGCGGCGCCGGCGGCCCTTCTCGACACGATCGACGGGGCGCTCGACGCAGTCTGCCGCGATGCCGGCCAGGACAAGGGCCGGATGACGGACCGGAGCGCCGGCCGGGCCGCGCTGATGGGGCTCGTCGGGATCCGCCGCGGGCTCTTCCCGGACGCGGCCGCCTACCGGCATCCCCATCCCTCGGCGGCGCGACCGGAGCTTGCGGCATGA
- a CDS encoding helix-turn-helix transcriptional regulator — MAQAWGGMLFTATSEATRWTASPQTANFFEQFLASGWMAKNPLVERGVRRDHAGFLTDLDLFTHDELDAEPMYDYMRRSGGGWHLGTAIAVPNGDTLVINIERRHSQGAFLREQAENLDLYRPHLARAALLAARYTQSRYEATVSDLEALGLAAAAVSLTGGLLACNAGFAALMPTLIQDAPGRFVVMHRSAQAQVQDYLARTRAAPAAAAGASIPVPAGAERPPAILHLVPVAGCARDVFARTACLVVITTAGTDRLPAAALVQGLFDLTPAEARVAQSIAQGLGVPGAAARLGVAENTVRSQLKPVFAKTGTSGQAELAALLNGLGTPKLP, encoded by the coding sequence ATGGCGCAGGCCTGGGGTGGCATGCTGTTCACCGCAACGTCCGAGGCGACGCGCTGGACCGCCTCGCCGCAGACGGCGAACTTCTTCGAGCAGTTCCTGGCGAGCGGCTGGATGGCCAAAAACCCGCTCGTCGAACGCGGCGTCCGGCGCGACCATGCCGGCTTTCTCACCGATCTCGACCTGTTCACGCACGACGAGCTCGATGCCGAACCGATGTACGACTACATGCGCCGGTCCGGCGGCGGTTGGCACCTCGGCACAGCCATCGCCGTGCCGAACGGCGACACGCTCGTCATCAACATCGAGCGGCGCCACAGCCAGGGCGCCTTCCTGCGAGAGCAGGCCGAGAATCTAGACCTCTACCGACCCCACCTCGCCCGCGCCGCCCTGCTTGCCGCGCGCTATACGCAGAGCCGCTACGAAGCGACCGTGAGCGACCTTGAAGCCCTCGGGCTCGCTGCAGCCGCGGTCTCACTCACGGGCGGCCTGCTCGCCTGCAACGCCGGCTTCGCGGCGCTGATGCCCACGTTGATCCAGGACGCTCCCGGTCGCTTCGTCGTGATGCACCGGTCGGCGCAGGCGCAGGTACAGGATTATCTCGCGCGTACGCGGGCGGCCCCCGCAGCGGCCGCGGGAGCCTCGATCCCTGTCCCAGCCGGGGCCGAGCGTCCGCCGGCGATCCTGCACCTCGTCCCCGTGGCAGGCTGTGCGCGCGATGTCTTCGCGCGCACAGCCTGCCTCGTCGTCATCACAACCGCCGGGACGGATCGCCTGCCGGCCGCTGCACTCGTCCAGGGGCTGTTCGATCTGACGCCGGCCGAGGCGCGCGTGGCCCAGAGCATCGCGCAGGGGCTCGGCGTCCCGGGAGCCGCGGCACGGCTCGGCGTCGCGGAGAACACGGTCCGCAGCCAATTGAAGCCCGTCTTTGCCAAGACTGGTACATCGGGGCAGGCCGAACTTGCCGCTCTCCTCAACGGATTGGGCACACCGAAGCTTCCATAG
- a CDS encoding FkbM family methyltransferase has protein sequence MTASIPTAPADFAKSVSAVYRVLLGREPEEAGLAYHIGLLKQSHDLMDVVGTLTRSPEFAARMSALISDPARGPAPAPADLAEPITIVDIGAQRLSDESHAYAPLEAAGYRTRVIGFEPLAERLQDRKTAEADEALEMLPYFIGDGSRRTFYINNYDATSSLLPLNERLTSQFVELAYLDTVRTEDASTRKLDDVLPAHQRIDFLKLDIQGFELEALKGAEAALARTLVVHCEASFAEIYKGQCFFSDVEIFLRARGFAFIDIVHAHRAGYVVPSGTVRGDRLLWADAVFFKEPEGLTPSERAVQAVIAQFVYGKHALAEKLNAFT, from the coding sequence ATGACAGCGTCCATCCCAACTGCGCCCGCAGATTTCGCCAAGTCGGTTTCAGCCGTCTATCGCGTCCTCCTCGGACGTGAGCCAGAGGAGGCAGGGCTCGCCTACCACATCGGTCTGCTCAAGCAATCGCACGATCTCATGGACGTTGTCGGGACGCTGACGCGGAGCCCTGAATTCGCAGCGCGGATGTCGGCCCTGATCTCCGATCCGGCACGCGGGCCGGCACCTGCCCCCGCGGATCTTGCTGAGCCGATCACCATCGTGGACATCGGCGCGCAACGGTTGAGCGACGAATCCCACGCCTATGCGCCACTCGAAGCGGCCGGCTACCGGACACGGGTGATCGGGTTCGAACCCTTGGCGGAGCGTCTTCAGGATCGGAAAACGGCGGAGGCAGACGAGGCGCTCGAGATGCTCCCGTACTTTATCGGCGACGGCTCGCGGCGAACATTCTACATCAACAACTACGACGCAACGTCGTCCCTCTTGCCCTTGAACGAGCGCCTGACAAGCCAATTCGTGGAGCTCGCGTACCTCGACACGGTTCGGACCGAGGACGCCTCCACGCGGAAGCTGGACGACGTTCTGCCGGCGCATCAGCGCATCGACTTCCTCAAACTCGACATCCAGGGATTCGAGCTTGAGGCACTGAAAGGCGCCGAGGCAGCCCTTGCCCGCACCCTCGTCGTCCACTGCGAGGCGTCGTTCGCCGAGATCTACAAGGGGCAGTGCTTCTTCTCGGACGTCGAGATCTTCCTGCGTGCGCGGGGGTTTGCCTTCATCGATATCGTGCACGCCCATCGCGCCGGCTATGTTGTCCCGTCAGGCACCGTCCGCGGTGATCGCCTGCTCTGGGCGGACGCCGTCTTCTTCAAGGAGCCGGAAGGCCTGACCCCATCCGAGCGGGCAGTCCAGGCCGTCATCGCCCAATTCGTCTACGGCAAACATGCCTTGGCGGAGAAGCTCAACGCATTCACGTGA
- a CDS encoding MarR family winged helix-turn-helix transcriptional regulator, with protein sequence MTTKDLRRLRQAYTQTLLLAGRQWRRLADKAAEAHGISEAKALPLVLIARMGGEPRQNALAEALGIEGPSLVRLLDQLCAAGLVERREDATDRRAKMLSLTPSGTALVAAIETDLDRLRETVFGGVSAAELEASLRVFEAVQAPLRAGAAEDGEAPAR encoded by the coding sequence GTGACGACAAAGGATCTGCGCCGGCTTCGGCAGGCTTACACCCAGACGCTCCTCCTGGCGGGGCGGCAGTGGCGGCGCCTCGCGGACAAGGCCGCCGAGGCGCACGGGATCTCGGAGGCGAAGGCGTTGCCCCTGGTGCTGATCGCCCGGATGGGAGGAGAGCCCCGGCAGAACGCGCTCGCCGAGGCCCTCGGCATCGAGGGCCCCTCGCTGGTGCGCCTCCTCGATCAGCTCTGCGCGGCGGGACTGGTCGAGCGCCGGGAGGACGCGACCGACCGGCGCGCCAAGATGCTCAGCCTGACACCCTCCGGAACGGCCCTGGTCGCGGCGATCGAGACCGACCTCGACCGGTTGCGCGAGACGGTCTTCGGTGGGGTGAGCGCGGCCGAACTTGAGGCGAGCCTCAGGGTGTTCGAGGCCGTGCAGGCGCCGCTTCGCGCGGGCGCAGCGGAGGACGGGGAGGCACCCGCCCGATGA
- a CDS encoding helix-turn-helix transcriptional regulator produces the protein MIDEAVLDGIYEAALMPEAWPRALDAVAALGGAAGTILFVTDQSQISRWTASACFVSVMEAWVGGGWGARSQRVPRMIGLRHPGFVTEHDLYRDDELDADPSYTDFLRPRGMGWGAGAFVPLPSGGAAVFSVERRLEAGPMSRGEVARLDAIRPHLARSALMAARMGLERARTAMAILDRLSLPAALLHADGRVLLANAQLDEATAYVVARAHGRIGLPSSRAQALFQSAVAASRGSEAARSIPLAAREGHGPAILHLLPLRRSAQDLFAGGALLMVLTRLTNAPLPEISLLEGLFDLTPSEAKLAAALCAGSTIDGTAAELGLSRETLRTQLKRVFAKTGTGRQAELVNLLGGLKRPY, from the coding sequence ATGATCGACGAGGCGGTGCTCGACGGCATCTACGAGGCGGCGCTCATGCCCGAGGCGTGGCCCCGCGCGCTCGATGCCGTCGCGGCGCTGGGTGGTGCGGCAGGCACGATCCTGTTCGTGACCGATCAGTCTCAGATCAGCCGCTGGACAGCTTCCGCCTGCTTCGTGAGCGTCATGGAGGCCTGGGTCGGCGGGGGCTGGGGCGCCCGATCGCAGCGCGTCCCTCGCATGATCGGCCTGCGCCACCCCGGTTTCGTGACGGAGCACGATCTCTACCGCGACGACGAACTCGACGCGGATCCAAGCTACACCGATTTCCTCCGCCCGCGCGGCATGGGATGGGGAGCGGGCGCCTTCGTCCCCTTGCCGAGCGGAGGTGCGGCTGTGTTCAGCGTCGAGCGGCGCCTGGAGGCCGGGCCGATGAGCCGCGGCGAGGTCGCGCGGCTCGATGCCATCCGCCCCCACTTGGCACGCTCGGCCCTGATGGCGGCCCGGATGGGCCTCGAGCGTGCCCGCACCGCAATGGCCATCCTCGACCGTCTCAGCCTACCCGCGGCTCTCCTTCACGCCGACGGCCGCGTCCTACTCGCCAACGCGCAGCTCGACGAAGCAACTGCGTACGTTGTGGCTCGCGCTCATGGCCGGATCGGCCTTCCGTCATCCCGCGCGCAGGCCCTGTTCCAATCCGCCGTGGCTGCGAGCCGCGGCAGCGAGGCCGCCCGCTCGATACCGCTGGCGGCCCGCGAGGGCCACGGTCCGGCGATCCTGCACCTCCTGCCGCTCCGGCGTTCTGCGCAAGACCTCTTCGCGGGGGGCGCCCTGCTGATGGTTCTGACGCGCCTAACCAACGCGCCGCTGCCCGAGATATCGCTGCTCGAGGGCCTGTTCGATCTGACACCATCCGAGGCGAAGCTCGCCGCGGCCCTGTGCGCGGGCTCCACGATCGACGGTACGGCGGCAGAGCTGGGCCTGTCGCGGGAGACGCTGCGCACCCAGCTGAAACGCGTCTTCGCCAAGACCGGGACCGGGCGACAGGCCGAGCTCGTCAATCTTCTGGGCGGCCTGAAGCGGCCCTACTGA
- a CDS encoding flagellin, whose protein sequence is MTSILTNNSATIALQTLRSINTQLDTTSNRVSTGQRISSAADGAAYWAIASTLKTDNGSLSALKDAMSLDKNSVDAASAGLNKVIDQLKTINNALVSASTTNTDRAKLQNDIKVALDAIKNYSDNTVMNGSNWLSVKSDATGFAYDKDLVSAFSRKDKSVSISTTTLETGSFVLYDAATTSATNTTLTAAFAAVASNASVAPSTGPGVTVAVGSATGAVGGFMDTKYEITMYGGSTATESIADFDIKSLGASDADQSKITGYLKIVDATVQQLLTGASKLGSMSTLLKSQQEFTQQLMDINTSSIGSLVDANIEEESTKLKALQTQQQLGIQSLSIANSSSQNVLALFR, encoded by the coding sequence ATGACCAGCATCCTGACCAACAACTCGGCCACGATCGCGCTCCAGACCCTGCGCTCGATCAACACCCAGCTCGACACGACCAGCAACCGCGTCTCGACCGGCCAGCGCATCAGCTCGGCCGCGGACGGCGCCGCCTACTGGGCCATCGCCTCGACCCTGAAGACCGACAACGGCTCGCTCAGCGCCCTCAAGGACGCGATGAGCCTCGACAAGAACTCGGTCGATGCCGCCTCGGCCGGTCTCAACAAGGTGATCGACCAGCTCAAGACGATCAACAACGCGCTCGTCTCGGCCTCGACGACCAACACCGACCGCGCCAAGCTGCAGAACGACATCAAGGTCGCTCTCGACGCGATCAAGAACTACTCTGACAACACCGTGATGAACGGCTCGAACTGGCTCTCGGTCAAGTCCGACGCCACCGGCTTCGCCTACGACAAGGACCTGGTCTCGGCCTTCTCGCGCAAGGACAAGTCGGTCTCGATCTCGACCACGACGCTGGAGACCGGCAGCTTCGTGCTCTACGATGCCGCCACGACCAGCGCCACCAACACGACCCTGACGGCCGCCTTCGCGGCGGTCGCCTCGAACGCCTCCGTAGCGCCGAGCACCGGCCCGGGCGTGACGGTCGCGGTGGGCAGCGCGACCGGCGCCGTGGGCGGCTTCATGGACACGAAGTACGAGATCACGATGTACGGCGGCTCCACGGCCACCGAGTCGATCGCGGACTTCGACATCAAGTCGCTCGGCGCGTCGGATGCGGACCAGTCGAAGATCACCGGCTACCTGAAGATCGTCGACGCGACGGTCCAGCAGCTCCTCACCGGCGCCTCCAAGCTCGGCTCGATGTCCACCCTGCTCAAGTCGCAGCAGGAGTTCACGCAGCAGCTGATGGACATCAACACCTCGTCGATCGGCTCGCTGGTCGATGCCAACATCGAGGAGGAGTCGACCAAGCTGAAGGCCCTGCAGACGCAGCAGCAGCTCGGCATCCAGTCGCTGTCGATCGCCAATTCCAGCTCGCAGAACGTCCTCGCGCTGTTCCGGTAA
- a CDS encoding ketopantoate reductase family protein — MPRNILILGASYGSLLATKLLMAGHNVTLVCRRKTADLINREGTEVRIKLRDEPEHRAIHSHDLPGKLDATPPEDVDVSRYDLVGLAMQEPQYNNHTIRVLMIKIAAAKLPCLSIMNMPPLPYLKRIPGLAGMDLEEAYTNAGVWDRFEPGLVSLCSPDPQAFRPPEEGANVLHVGLPTNFKAATFADETHNRLLRELEADIDAVRLDGQDVPVKLKVFDSLFVPLAKWSMLLTGNYRCITPDEPRSIRDAVHGDLAQSRAIYEHVDALARRLGADPADQVPFEKYAKAAESLLKPSSAARAVANGAPFIERVDLLVKLIAHQLGEPDAEIDRTVATVDRKLGERIIEG; from the coding sequence GTGCCGAGAAACATCCTGATCCTGGGAGCCTCCTACGGCTCCCTGCTCGCGACCAAGCTGCTGATGGCCGGTCACAACGTGACCCTGGTCTGCCGGCGCAAGACGGCGGACCTGATCAACCGCGAGGGCACCGAGGTGCGGATCAAGCTGCGCGACGAGCCGGAGCACCGCGCGATCCACTCGCACGACCTGCCCGGCAAGCTCGACGCCACGCCGCCGGAGGACGTCGACGTCTCCCGCTACGACCTCGTCGGTCTCGCCATGCAGGAGCCGCAGTACAACAACCACACGATCCGCGTGCTGATGATCAAGATCGCGGCGGCGAAGCTGCCCTGCCTCTCGATCATGAACATGCCGCCCCTGCCGTACCTGAAGCGGATCCCGGGGCTGGCGGGCATGGACCTCGAGGAGGCCTACACCAATGCGGGCGTCTGGGACCGGTTCGAGCCGGGCCTCGTCTCGCTGTGCTCGCCCGACCCGCAGGCCTTCCGCCCGCCGGAGGAGGGGGCGAACGTGCTGCATGTCGGCCTGCCGACTAACTTCAAGGCGGCGACCTTTGCGGACGAAACACACAACCGGCTCCTGCGCGAGCTGGAGGCGGATATCGACGCGGTGCGCCTGGACGGCCAGGACGTGCCGGTCAAGCTCAAGGTGTTCGACTCGCTGTTCGTGCCGCTGGCGAAATGGTCGATGCTGCTGACCGGCAACTATCGTTGCATCACGCCCGACGAGCCGCGCTCGATCCGCGACGCGGTGCACGGCGACCTCGCCCAGTCCCGCGCGATCTACGAGCACGTGGACGCGCTCGCCCGGCGACTCGGCGCCGATCCGGCCGATCAGGTGCCCTTCGAGAAGTACGCCAAGGCGGCCGAGAGCCTGCTCAAGCCCTCCTCGGCGGCCCGCGCGGTAGCGAACGGCGCGCCCTTTATCGAGCGGGTCGATCTCCTGGTGAAGCTGATCGCGCACCAGCTCGGCGAGCCCGACGCCGAGATCGACCGTACGGTGGCCACCGTCGACCGGAAGCTCGGTGAGCGGATCATCGAGGGCTGA